A genome region from Solanum pennellii chromosome 12, SPENNV200 includes the following:
- the LOC107005975 gene encoding polyubiquitin-like: MESSMKHKRTIIEKEKEMTIDVKVTKTITITVQESDSIGHVKSLIHDHEGIPECLQQLFSKDVRLTDDEQKLMDCGIIENSTLHAYIYIDNSVPKVLLVKRPHTNVTITVYSRTFNTIQDVKCRIGVKEGVNSKKFSLIHDGKFLDDDKTLVFYKINGGSTLHMVYIPRDKLLISTKETVKIEVKVALTVRDIKTIIESRVGYSISFMDLFIGKHKLEDSKILYHSDVNEESVLKVKSKTIQILIKTSGGSITLDVQRHELVKDVKGMLLQKLNIPVHLQKLVFEGKSLANYRDLASYNIRMHSNIIFDFRSPVSTTTT, encoded by the exons ATGGAGTCGAGCATGAAGCACAAGAGAACtattattgaaaaagaaaaagag ATGACTATAGACGTGAAGGTCACTAAAACAATCACTATAACAGTTCAGGAATCAGATAGTATCGGACACGTGAAATCTTTAATACATGATCATGAGGGCATACCGGAATGTCTTCAACAGCTATTTTCAAAAGATGTTCGCCTAACAGATGATGAACAGAAGCTAATGGATTGTGGCATTATCGAAAACTCCACCCTTCATGCTTATATTTATATCGACAATTCAGTACCAAAGGTACTTTTGGTGAAGAGACCCCATACTAATGTAACAATTACGGTTTATTCAAGGACATTCAATACTATCCAGGATGTCAAATGTAGGATTGGGGTCAAAGAAGGAGTAAACTCAAAGAAATTTTCTCTTATTCATGACGGGAAGTTTCTTGACGATGACAAAACCTTAGTTTTTTACAAAATCAATGGTGGATCAACACTTCATATGGTTTACATTCCGCGAGACAAGTTGCTTATTTCAACAAAGGAAACTGTTAAAATAGAAGTCAAGGTTGCATTAACTGTTCGCGACATCAAAACTATTATAGAAAGCAGAGTTGGCTACTCGATAAGTTTTATGGATTTGTTTATTGGGAAACATAAATTGGAAGATTCAAAGATATTATATCATAGTGATGTCAATGAAGAGTCTGTCTTAAAGGTGAAGAGTAAAACAATACAGATCTTAATCAAGACGAGTGGTGGAAGTATTACACTAGACGTGCAGAGGCACGAGTTGGTCAAGGATGTGAAGGGCATGCTTTTACAAAAGCTAAACATACCAGTTCATCTGCAAAAACTTGTGTTCGAGGGAAAAAGCCTAGCTAATTACCGGGATTTAGCAAGCTACAATATCAGAATGCACTCGAATATCATTTTTGATTTTCGTAGTCCTGTTTCTACGACAACTACCTGA
- the LOC107005393 gene encoding glucan endo-1,3-beta-glucosidase 13-like yields MAVFTTLTSLFVLLSLLSIANSGSIGINYGRIANNLPTPSEVVQLLKSQGINRVKLYDTDSAVLTALSGSNISVTVALPNEQLPDAASKQSFTDSWVQSNIVRYYPKTNIESIAVGNEVFVDPNNTTKFLVPAMKNVYASLVKYGVASSIKVSSPVALSALQNSYPSSAGSFKTELIEPVIKPMLSFLKQSGSFLAVNIYPFFAYVANTDTISLDYALFRDNKGVTDPNNGLVYKSLFEAQIDAVYAAMKALNFDDVKMEITETGWPSKGDENETGASAENAAAYNGNLVKRVLTGSGTPLKPDEPLNVYLFALFNENQKPGPVSERNYGLFYPSKEKVYDITLTLGGLEAGVNNGSKSQVVKIPVSSPSSSPTPAPVVGGGVEESKVVNTWCVANEKAGAEKLQAALDYACGEGGADCRPIQPGATCHNPDTLEAHASYAFNSYYQKKARGTGTCDFKGAAYVVTQHPKYGSCKFPTGY; encoded by the coding sequence ATGGCCGTTTTTACTACATTAACTTCGCTTTTCGTTCTTCTCTCTTTGTTATCTATTGCAAATTCCGGTTCTATTGGTATAAATTATGGCCGAATTGCTAATAACCTTCCGACTCCATCAGAAGTTGTTCAGCTCCTCAAATCTCAAGGCATTAATCGCGTAAAGCTTTACGATACTGATTCCGCTGTTCTTACAGCTCTTTCTGGATCCAATATATCAGTTACTGTTGCCTTACCTAACGAGCAGCTACCCGATGCAGCTTCGAAGCAGTCTTTTACGGATTCATGGGTTCAGTCGAATATTGTTCGTTATTATCCAAAAACAAATATAGAATCTATAGCTGTTGGAAATGAAGTTTTTGTAGATCCAAACAATACAACCAAATTTCTAGTACCAGCAATGAAGAATGTTTACGCATCTCTCGTTAAATACGGCGTCGCTTCGTCCATCAAAGTTTCATCCCCTGTTGCACTCAGTGCTCTGCAAAATTCATATCCTTCATCGGCTGGTTCATTCAAAACGGAGCTAATTGAACCTGTTATTAAACCGATGTTGAGTTTCCTCAAACAATCGGGTTCCTTTTTAGCTGTTAATATTTATCCATTTTTTGCTTACGTAGCGAATACGGATACGATTTCTTTGGATTATGCTTTGTTTAGAGATAACAAAGGTGTGACTGATCCTAACAATGGACTTGTTTATAAAAGCCTTTTCGAAGCTCAGATTGATGCTGTTTATGCTGCAATGAAAGCTTTGAATTTCGATGATGTAAAAATGGAGATTACTGAAACTGGATGGCCTTCAAAAGGCGATGAAAACGAGACTGGTGCAAGTGCTGAAAATGCTGCTGCTTACAACGGTAATCTGGTAAAAAGAGTACTTACTGGAAGTGGGACCCCTTTAAAGCCCGATGAACCTCTTAACGTCTATTTATTCGCTTTGTTCAATGAAAATCAAAAGCCCGGGCCCGTTTCAGAACGGAACTACGGGCTTTTCTATCCTAGTAAAGAAAAGGTTTACGATATTACGCTTACTCTAGGAGGTTTAGAGGCTGGGGTTAATAACGGAAGTAAAAGCCAGGTGGTGAAGATTCCGGTATCGTCTCCGTCGTCGTCGCCGACTCCAGCGCCGGTTGTTGGCGGCGGTGTGGAGGAGAGTAAGGTGGTGAACACGTGGTGTGTGGCGAATGAGAAAGCTGGGGCGGAGAAGCTGCAAGCGGCGTTGGATTATGCTTGTGGAGAAGGAGGAGCTGATTGTCGTCCGATTCAGCCGGGTGCCACGTGTCATAATCCTGATACACTTGAAGCACATGCTTCTTATGCGTTCAATAGTTATTATCAGAA